Proteins encoded together in one Amblyomma americanum isolate KBUSLIRL-KWMA chromosome 1, ASM5285725v1, whole genome shotgun sequence window:
- the LOC144113400 gene encoding uncharacterized protein LOC144113400 isoform X1, giving the protein MSQVVLAGFRPIKGTEEYFHPASLTSGKKLYDAGHVSFVTEVDGVNVRAKCRSQQGKQVYDVSLHINKNDRELQAGLCSCRYGAAGSCKHCAAVALHVNMHDDISCTSERQRWGRPSKKARVDDKASIEELFGANKHPHVGGGEPPKPLDPSFLIKHFPDIQCPMSRILKAQNENDESACKTVLQDIIDKVLLEEEIEKLRSLLQEPKKALHSLMVTAKFPKILIKKKEYEEEMPAEVAAYYAKNIKCLSALHLCALTKGQANNHRWHRERRLRITCSQAHMILRTRKPPQDLLKTILHRRGFCSEATSYGTFSNITTSHVGLTESYFSGMKMEPVARKNFEEKVCADVLETGLVVHTAQPWLCGSPDGLFETAKGVCLLEIKCPFSRRNRDIIDVDQEITFVPYIKYKNGKLTLLASHRYYTQVQLLMYVCNLNECFFLFILNNKASPSL; this is encoded by the exons ATGTCCCAGGTGGTTTTAGCGGGGTTTAGGCCCATTAAGGGTACAGAAGAATATTTTCATCCAGCCTCTCTGACGAGCGGGAAGAAGTTGTACGACGCTGGACACGTTTCCTTTGTGACGGAAGTTGACGGCGTCAACGTGCGGGCGAAGTGCCGCTCTCAACAAGGGAAACAAGTTTACGACGTTTCTTTGCAC ATAAACAAGAATGACCGCGAACTGCAAGCTGGACTTTGCAGTTGCAGGTACGGCGCTGCAGGGTCTTGCAAACACTGCGCGGCTGTCGCGCTGCATGTCAACATGCACGACGACATCTCCTGCACATCTGAGAGGCAGAGGTGGGGAAGACCATCGAAAAAGGCCCGTGTGGACGATAAAGCGTCGATTGAAGAACTTTTTGGTG CTAACAAGCACCCACATGTTGGTGGTGGAGAGCCTCCCAAACCATTGGACCCAAGCTTTCTGATAAAGCACTTCCCTGACATTCAATGTCCAATGTCTAGAATTCTGAAAGCACAAAATGAAAATGATGAAAGTGCATGCAAGACAGTCTTGCAAGATATCATAGATAAAGTATTACTTgaagaagaaatagaaaaacTCAGGAGTCTTTTGCAAGAACCAAAAAAGGCTCTGCACTCTTTAATGGTAACAGCAAAGTTTCCAAaaatattaattaaaaaaaaggagTACGAAGAAGAAATGCCAGCAGAAGTGGCAGCGTACTACGCCAAGAACATAAAATGCTTAAGTGCTCTGCACCTATGTGCACTGACAAAGGGGCAGGCTAATAATCACAG gtggcacagagaaagaagatTAAGAATAACTTGTTCGCAAGCACACATGATACTGAGAACAAGGAAGCCTCCTCAAGACCTCTTGAAGACAATTCTGCATCGTCGAGGGTTTTGCTCTGAGGCCACATCATATGGTACGTTTTCCAATATCACAACATCGCACGTTGGGCTGACTGAAAGTTACTTTTCAGGCATGAAAATGGAGCCAGTGGCACGCAAGAACTTTGAGGAGAAAGTTTGTGCAGATGTGTTAGAG ACTGGACTTGTGGTCCATACAGCCCAGCCGTGGCTTTGCGGAAGCCCTGACGGGCTCTTTGAAACGGCAAAGGGTGTTTGCCTTTTAGAGATAAAGTGCCCGTTTTCAAGACGGAACAGAGACATAATTGATGTAGACCAGGAAATTACATTTGTGCCGTACATTAAGTACAAGAATGGCAAATTGACGCTACTTGCAAGTCACCGATACTACACACAGGTGCAACTGTTAATGTATGTGTGTAATCtcaatgaatgtttttttttgtttattctgaACAACAAAGCATcaccatcattgtag
- the LOC144113400 gene encoding uncharacterized protein LOC144113400 isoform X2, protein MSQVVLAGFRPIKGTEEYFHPASLTSGKKLYDAGHVSFVTEVDGVNVRAKCRSQQGKQVYDVSLHINKNDRELQAGLCSCRYGAAGSCKHCAAVALHVNMHDDISCTSERQRWGRPSKKARVDDKASIEELFGANKHPHVGGGEPPKPLDPSFLIKHFPDIQCPMSRILKAQNENDESACKTVLQDIIDKVLLEEEIEKLRSLLQEPKKALHSLMVTAKFPKILIKKKEYEEEMPAEVAAYYAKNIKCLSALHLCALTKGQANNHRWHRERRLRITCSQAHMILRTRKPPQDLLKTILHRRGFCSEATSYGMKMEPVARKNFEEKVCADVLETGLVVHTAQPWLCGSPDGLFETAKGVCLLEIKCPFSRRNRDIIDVDQEITFVPYIKYKNGKLTLLASHRYYTQVQLLMYVCNLNECFFLFILNNKASPSL, encoded by the exons ATGTCCCAGGTGGTTTTAGCGGGGTTTAGGCCCATTAAGGGTACAGAAGAATATTTTCATCCAGCCTCTCTGACGAGCGGGAAGAAGTTGTACGACGCTGGACACGTTTCCTTTGTGACGGAAGTTGACGGCGTCAACGTGCGGGCGAAGTGCCGCTCTCAACAAGGGAAACAAGTTTACGACGTTTCTTTGCAC ATAAACAAGAATGACCGCGAACTGCAAGCTGGACTTTGCAGTTGCAGGTACGGCGCTGCAGGGTCTTGCAAACACTGCGCGGCTGTCGCGCTGCATGTCAACATGCACGACGACATCTCCTGCACATCTGAGAGGCAGAGGTGGGGAAGACCATCGAAAAAGGCCCGTGTGGACGATAAAGCGTCGATTGAAGAACTTTTTGGTG CTAACAAGCACCCACATGTTGGTGGTGGAGAGCCTCCCAAACCATTGGACCCAAGCTTTCTGATAAAGCACTTCCCTGACATTCAATGTCCAATGTCTAGAATTCTGAAAGCACAAAATGAAAATGATGAAAGTGCATGCAAGACAGTCTTGCAAGATATCATAGATAAAGTATTACTTgaagaagaaatagaaaaacTCAGGAGTCTTTTGCAAGAACCAAAAAAGGCTCTGCACTCTTTAATGGTAACAGCAAAGTTTCCAAaaatattaattaaaaaaaaggagTACGAAGAAGAAATGCCAGCAGAAGTGGCAGCGTACTACGCCAAGAACATAAAATGCTTAAGTGCTCTGCACCTATGTGCACTGACAAAGGGGCAGGCTAATAATCACAG gtggcacagagaaagaagatTAAGAATAACTTGTTCGCAAGCACACATGATACTGAGAACAAGGAAGCCTCCTCAAGACCTCTTGAAGACAATTCTGCATCGTCGAGGGTTTTGCTCTGAGGCCACATCATATG GCATGAAAATGGAGCCAGTGGCACGCAAGAACTTTGAGGAGAAAGTTTGTGCAGATGTGTTAGAG ACTGGACTTGTGGTCCATACAGCCCAGCCGTGGCTTTGCGGAAGCCCTGACGGGCTCTTTGAAACGGCAAAGGGTGTTTGCCTTTTAGAGATAAAGTGCCCGTTTTCAAGACGGAACAGAGACATAATTGATGTAGACCAGGAAATTACATTTGTGCCGTACATTAAGTACAAGAATGGCAAATTGACGCTACTTGCAAGTCACCGATACTACACACAGGTGCAACTGTTAATGTATGTGTGTAATCtcaatgaatgtttttttttgtttattctgaACAACAAAGCATcaccatcattgtag
- the LOC144113399 gene encoding uncharacterized protein LOC144113399 has translation MADGSEWVPNERTRICSKHFVNGEKSTIASHPGYYPTIFPDAYRVSHVDATKQLARYERLHRRRRARASSASVMPKQASATVSEKDTASSTEEDTSETDPLNQEPSNLEVLCMAVDAAQKDESCQTDDIARCSGTFSVFLCSARGNEACTQVNHKIVRDAEVQCKPAVVSRQSGRDSRTACFTGYDSVQACAAAMKDLCGVSPDIYALLLSIMPRSAERTCDVPITDRLVLFLMKLKLGITYSSLAVLFCVSRNTVSRHFKSVLKTLSIATQKWIYRPPDHVIRQTMPNCFKVHYQDCSMIIDCTEVRTEQPYTVQQQRVLYSHYKGGYTLKFLVGITPCGAVCFCSKAYGGRCSDSFITVDSGFLDLVQPGDVVMADKGFPGIKAGLEEVRAVLVMPPFLHGQDQFSGSEVHETYQIAQVRIHVERIIQRIKMFNILNTRIPTELIAVMSDVFHVCCVLANLQPPIISSEQ, from the exons ATGGCCGACGGTTCCGAGTGGGTGCCGAATGAGAGGACAAGAATATGCTCTAAGCATTTCGTCAACGGAGAGAAGAGTACGATCGCATCGCATCCAGGGTACTACCCAACCATATTCCCGGATGCATACAGGGTCAGCCACGTCGATGCGACTAAGCAGCTTGCACGATATGAAAG GttgcataggaggaggagggctAGGGCATCGTCTGCCTCAGTAATGCCAAAGCAGGCATCTGCCACTGTTAGCGAAAAAGACACGGCATCAAGCACTGAAGAAGACACCTCTGAAACGGATCCCCTGAATCAAGAGCCATCCAACCTGGAGGTACTTTGCATGGCTGTTGacgcagcacaaaaagacgag TCTTGCCAAACCGACGACATTGCAAGATGTTCCGGCACATTTTCGGTGTTCCTGTGTTCGGCACGAGGCAATGAGGCGTGCACTCAAGTCAACCACAAAATTGTTCGCGACGCGGAAGTACAGTGCAAGCCTGCAGTGGTTTCCCGCCAGTCTGGTAGAGACAGCAGGACAGCTTGCTTCACAGGATACGACAGTGTCCAAGCATGTGCAGCTGCCATGAAGGATCTGTGCGGTGTGTCCCCCGACATATATGCCCTCCTGCTTAGCATAATGCCCCGTTCTGCTGAGCGAACTTGTGATGTGCCAATAACCGATAGGCTTGTGCTGTTTTTGATGAAGCTTAAACTTGGGATCACTTACTCATCTCTTGCAGTGCTTTTCTGCGTGTCCAGGAACACAGTCTCTCGTCATTTTAAGAGTGTTCTTAAAACACTTAGCATTGCCACGCAGAAGTGGATATATCGCCCTCCTGATCATGTCATTAGACAGACAATGCCAAATTGCTTTAAAGTTCACTACCAGGACTGCTCGATGATAATTGATTGTACAGAAGTCCGTACAGAACAACCGTACACTGTACAGCAACAGCGTGTGCTGTATTCACATTACAAAGGAGGATATACTCTGAAATTCCTCGTTGGAATCACGCCATGTGGTGCAGTCTGCTTCTGCTCAAAGGCATACGGAGGCAGGTGTTCAGATTCCTTTATTACAGTGGATTCTGGGTTTCTAGACCTAGTGCAACCAGGCGATGTTGTGATGGCCGATAAGGGGTTTCCGGGTATAAAGGCAGGCCTTGAAGAGGTACGGGCTGTATTAGTGATGCCCCCATTTTTGCATGGTCAGGACCAATTTTCTGGAAGTGAGGTGCATGAGACGTACCAAATTGCACAGGTGCGAATTCATGTGGAAAGAATTATCCAGCGCATAAAGATGTTCAACATCCTCAACACACGCATACCCACAGAGCTGATTGCAGTGATGAGCGACGTATTTCATGTCTGCTGCGTCTTGGCAAATCTCCAGCCGCCTATTATAAGCTCCGAACAGTGA